Proteins encoded within one genomic window of Akkermansiaceae bacterium:
- a CDS encoding ABC transporter ATP-binding protein, whose amino-acid sequence MQSIFRVFLYLRNYPVLASAQLFCAVGMTAAVFVFPKATGYVVDHIIPNPSRHGEFLFWICVALSGFLAREGLNALRILLNNVFEQKVIFDIRSDLYEKIQRLPLQWFDTRRTGDIMTRVVEDVTNMERVLIDGIEQGIIALLQVVGIGVVLFILNPGVAAWATLPVPLLAVGAWIYSTRGRDRYRNQRDAASDLNALLHDNISGVRQIKAYAAEREEHDRFNRYSDALRTASLRMMKWWAIYSPGMSFIRMTGYVLVLGFGGARVMDGTMTIGAFAQFLLYLSLFYEPIGQLNNLTQMLLSGRAAADRVFEILDSGDEPNSTDGEELPAHIKGTVRFEKVSFAYQEQPTLHHVDLVASAGQTVALVGATGAGKTTVLSLLARFYETTSGTITVDGIDISTLAKSSLRDRLSYVTQEPFLFNGTVRENLLLAKRGATETELWDALEAAHASPFVKLLPQLLDTNVGERGVKLSGGEKQRLSIARALLKNAPILLLDEATASVDSETERLIQDALDRLMENRTAFVIAHRLSTIQNADRIYVLEKGHVIEQGTHEELLAREGKYAALCRKSFLPGGPLF is encoded by the coding sequence TCCTCTACCTCCGGAATTATCCGGTCCTTGCATCCGCCCAGCTTTTTTGTGCGGTAGGGATGACGGCGGCGGTTTTCGTCTTTCCGAAAGCAACCGGCTACGTCGTCGACCACATCATCCCGAACCCGTCGCGGCATGGTGAATTTTTATTTTGGATCTGCGTCGCCCTTTCCGGATTCCTCGCCCGCGAGGGCCTGAATGCATTGCGCATCCTGCTGAACAATGTGTTCGAGCAGAAGGTCATCTTCGACATCCGCTCGGACCTTTACGAAAAAATCCAGCGCCTCCCCCTCCAGTGGTTCGATACCCGGCGGACGGGGGACATCATGACGCGGGTGGTGGAGGACGTGACGAACATGGAGCGCGTGCTGATCGATGGCATCGAGCAGGGGATCATCGCGCTGCTGCAGGTGGTGGGGATCGGCGTGGTCCTTTTCATCCTCAATCCCGGTGTGGCGGCCTGGGCCACGCTGCCGGTGCCGTTGCTCGCAGTCGGCGCGTGGATTTATTCGACCCGGGGCCGCGACCGCTACCGCAACCAGCGGGACGCGGCGTCCGACCTGAACGCGTTGCTGCACGACAACATCTCCGGCGTGCGGCAGATCAAGGCTTACGCGGCGGAGCGTGAGGAGCATGACCGCTTCAACCGCTATTCGGACGCGCTCCGCACGGCCTCCCTGCGGATGATGAAATGGTGGGCCATCTATTCACCGGGCATGTCCTTCATACGCATGACCGGCTACGTCCTGGTGCTGGGCTTCGGCGGTGCCAGGGTGATGGACGGCACCATGACCATCGGGGCATTCGCCCAGTTCCTGCTGTATCTATCCCTCTTCTACGAGCCGATCGGCCAGCTCAACAACCTGACCCAGATGCTGCTCTCCGGCCGCGCGGCCGCCGACCGCGTCTTTGAGATCCTGGACTCCGGGGATGAGCCGAACTCGACCGATGGAGAGGAGCTTCCCGCACACATCAAGGGCACCGTACGGTTCGAAAAGGTCTCCTTCGCGTACCAGGAACAACCGACCCTCCACCATGTGGATCTGGTGGCATCCGCCGGGCAGACCGTCGCCCTGGTGGGAGCCACGGGAGCGGGAAAGACGACGGTCCTTTCCCTGCTCGCCCGCTTCTACGAAACCACCTCCGGCACCATCACCGTCGATGGCATCGATATCTCCACCCTGGCGAAATCCAGCCTGCGGGACCGCCTTTCCTACGTGACCCAGGAGCCGTTCCTCTTCAATGGCACCGTCCGGGAAAACCTGCTGCTGGCAAAGCGGGGCGCGACGGAGACGGAACTGTGGGACGCGCTGGAGGCCGCCCACGCCTCGCCCTTTGTGAAGCTGCTGCCGCAGTTGCTGGACACCAACGTGGGCGAGCGGGGGGTAAAACTTTCCGGCGGTGAGAAACAGCGCCTCTCCATCGCCCGCGCGCTGCTCAAGAACGCGCCGATCCTGCTGCTGGATGAGGCGACCGCCTCCGTCGATTCCGAGACGGAGCGACTCATCCAGGACGCGCTGGACCGGTTGATGGAGAACCGCACCGCCTTCGTCATCGCGCACCGGCTTTCCACCATCCAGAATGCGGACCGGATCTATGTCCTCGAGAAAGGCCATGTGATCGAGCAAGGCACGCATGAGGAGCTTCTGGCGCGGGAAGGGAAATACGCAGCCCTGTGCCGGAAGTCCTTCCTTCCCGGTGGACCGCTCTTCTGA
- a CDS encoding ABC transporter ATP-binding protein has product MKKFLPYYRHLLPVKWIFAGGVVAGLIYALASGAGLPLVTKIVFPVLFGEPGDEATAWWQIWLQDRLQGISQNRLLLITCMWIPAIFLLRALAGYANSVLINYVGLRVSEGIRTDLFVKLQTLPLSFFRANRSGDLLARLMTDTELLRQVIAQTSSDLIKQPATLISAIAVLATQAFTDRRFSTAIIALVTVPLCVSVIRMIGKKLSRRARQLQRQGGDLTATLAESLQAPLEIRAYNLQQRQITTFAAKVRKILGLNMKVVRYRQAISPSIEFVAATGFAASLYFGVKGGMGLDDFLFLGMTLYMAYEPVKKLGMIHSLFKQGEAAVDRIEHILNEPDRLPESASPSKLGRPTQGIRFEDVSFAYKEERVLSHIDVEVPIGQVVALVGPSGAGKSTFAHLVPRFYDPVEGRITLDGVDIREYAKRDLRAQIAVVPQMPALFTGTIAENIRVGRLDATDAEVEEAARKAFAHDFIVAQDKGYQTEVGERGELVSGGQRQRIAIARAFLRDAPILILDEATSALDSESEQNVQKALAELVKGRATFIIAHRFSTITIADRILVFQKGRIVADGSHESLLKAEDPTYRSMISSQLMVDAV; this is encoded by the coding sequence TTGAAAAAGTTCCTCCCATACTACCGCCACCTGTTGCCCGTGAAGTGGATCTTCGCGGGTGGTGTGGTCGCGGGCCTGATCTATGCGCTCGCATCCGGTGCCGGACTTCCGCTGGTGACGAAGATCGTGTTTCCCGTCCTTTTCGGTGAACCGGGGGATGAGGCGACCGCCTGGTGGCAGATATGGCTCCAGGATCGCCTCCAGGGCATTTCGCAGAACCGTCTGCTGCTCATCACCTGCATGTGGATCCCCGCCATCTTCCTGCTGCGGGCACTGGCCGGTTACGCGAACTCCGTTCTCATCAACTATGTGGGCCTCCGTGTCTCGGAAGGAATCCGGACAGATCTCTTCGTCAAGCTGCAGACGCTCCCGCTTTCCTTCTTCCGGGCGAACCGTTCGGGTGACCTGCTGGCCCGGTTGATGACCGATACCGAACTGCTCCGGCAGGTGATCGCCCAGACTTCCAGTGACCTCATCAAGCAGCCGGCCACCCTCATTTCGGCCATCGCCGTGCTGGCCACCCAGGCATTCACCGACAGGCGGTTTTCGACGGCGATCATTGCCCTGGTGACGGTGCCCCTTTGCGTTTCCGTGATCCGGATGATCGGGAAAAAGCTCTCCCGCCGCGCGAGGCAGCTCCAGCGGCAGGGCGGGGATCTCACCGCCACCCTGGCGGAGAGCCTGCAGGCTCCGCTGGAAATCCGGGCCTACAATCTGCAGCAGCGCCAGATCACGACTTTTGCGGCGAAGGTCCGCAAGATCCTGGGCCTGAACATGAAGGTGGTGCGCTACCGTCAGGCCATCTCTCCCTCCATCGAGTTCGTCGCGGCCACCGGATTCGCCGCGTCCCTATACTTCGGGGTCAAGGGGGGCATGGGGCTGGATGATTTCCTTTTCCTCGGGATGACCCTCTACATGGCGTATGAGCCGGTCAAAAAGCTGGGGATGATCCACTCCCTCTTCAAACAGGGTGAGGCGGCGGTTGACCGCATCGAGCATATCCTGAATGAGCCGGACCGCCTTCCGGAATCCGCATCCCCGTCCAAGCTGGGGCGTCCCACGCAGGGCATCCGTTTCGAGGATGTCTCGTTCGCCTACAAGGAGGAGAGGGTGCTCAGCCACATTGATGTCGAGGTGCCCATCGGCCAGGTGGTGGCACTGGTCGGTCCCAGCGGTGCGGGGAAATCCACCTTCGCCCATCTGGTCCCACGGTTCTATGATCCGGTTGAGGGACGCATTACCCTCGATGGTGTCGATATCCGGGAATATGCGAAAAGGGATCTCCGCGCCCAGATCGCGGTGGTGCCGCAGATGCCCGCGCTTTTCACCGGCACCATCGCCGAGAACATCCGTGTCGGCAGGCTGGATGCGACGGATGCGGAAGTGGAGGAAGCAGCCAGGAAAGCCTTCGCCCACGACTTTATCGTCGCCCAGGACAAAGGCTATCAGACGGAGGTGGGTGAGCGCGGCGAACTCGTCTCCGGCGGCCAGCGGCAGCGCATCGCCATCGCCCGTGCGTTCCTCAGGGATGCGCCGATCCTCATCCTCGATGAAGCGACCAGCGCGCTGGACTCGGAGAGCGAGCAGAACGTCCAGAAGGCTCTCGCGGAACTGGTGAAGGGACGTGCCACCTTCATCATCGCCCACCGCTTCAGCACCATCACCATCGCGGACCGGATCCTGGTCTTCCAGAAAGGCCGCATCGTGGCGGATGGCAGCCATGAAAGCCTGCTGAAGGCTGAAGACCCCACCTACCGCTCCATGATCAGCAGCCAGTTGATGGTGGACGCCGTCTGA
- a CDS encoding CPBP family intramembrane metalloprotease: protein MRFLKSEAGAVVVWLIGTILLAAILFPWIHQAGQAFGEYGANGNLKPRLLDSWAESARNADSEKYFSRSLYAAVLLLLPWLILRLRKLRSGPAQDSAVLRKLPWKTRLIHLASAIVLAAGMLWLLGGALRMAGAFAADPDPAGFSRVISKALMPAFFGAVIEEWLFRGLLLGIWLRILSPGKALFTVSFIFAFVHFLAPPDGSDIADPAAPFAGFQMLGLIFGHFLNPQFIAAEFLVLFTVGLILGATRLRTGSLWFPIGLHAGWIFAFKSFNMLHMELESSLRPLWIGESLRSGLLPLATLLVTAGICHFTLRGTKGGDDDPRNRATI from the coding sequence ATGCGTTTCCTGAAATCCGAGGCGGGTGCTGTCGTTGTGTGGCTCATCGGGACCATCCTCCTCGCGGCGATCCTTTTTCCTTGGATCCACCAAGCTGGCCAAGCCTTCGGCGAATACGGGGCCAATGGGAATCTCAAACCGAGGTTGCTGGATAGCTGGGCGGAATCCGCCCGCAACGCCGACTCGGAGAAATATTTCTCCCGCTCCCTCTATGCCGCGGTGCTGCTGCTCCTGCCGTGGCTGATCCTCCGGCTGAGGAAGCTCCGCAGCGGGCCCGCTCAGGATTCCGCCGTTCTCCGCAAGCTGCCGTGGAAAACCCGGCTGATCCATCTGGCTTCCGCCATCGTGCTGGCCGCCGGGATGCTGTGGCTGCTGGGAGGCGCGCTCCGGATGGCCGGAGCATTCGCCGCGGACCCGGATCCGGCCGGCTTTTCCCGGGTCATCTCCAAGGCGTTGATGCCGGCCTTCTTCGGCGCGGTGATCGAGGAATGGCTGTTCCGCGGGCTGCTGCTCGGCATCTGGCTGCGCATCCTCTCACCGGGGAAAGCCCTCTTCACCGTCTCCTTCATCTTCGCCTTCGTCCACTTCCTGGCTCCCCCGGATGGCTCGGACATCGCGGATCCTGCGGCTCCATTCGCGGGCTTCCAGATGCTTGGCCTGATCTTCGGGCACTTCCTGAATCCACAGTTCATCGCCGCGGAGTTCCTTGTTCTCTTCACCGTCGGGCTGATTCTGGGAGCAACCCGGCTGCGCACCGGCTCCCTGTGGTTCCCCATCGGCCTGCACGCCGGATGGATCTTCGCGTTCAAGAGCTTCAACATGCTCCATATGGAACTGGAATCGTCCCTGCGCCCGCTGTGGATCGGCGAGAGCCTGCGCTCCGGCCTGCTGCCGCTGGCTACCCTTCTGGTTACCGCCGGGATCTGTCATTTCACTTTGCGCGGCACGAAAGGCGGGGATGATGATCCGCGTAACCGAGCAACCATATGA
- a CDS encoding DUF1080 domain-containing protein: MKTLLFSLFAAATLHAAPQAIFDGKSLEGWKIEGGPYWTVKEGVLIGESDNSEHKKKGSNLWTTKEYKDFAIELEFRYTSKNVTDERVDSGVFIRNSSDQIQIGVSGSKKIDLTGSPYIGAKKGYPIQAEGVEEAMKAGDWNKMKITAKGQVYTVEINGKKVSEYTSESASEKGPIGLQVHGGTLMKVEFRNMSVEEL; this comes from the coding sequence ATGAAAACCCTTCTGTTCTCCCTGTTCGCCGCGGCAACCCTCCACGCCGCCCCGCAAGCCATCTTCGACGGCAAATCCCTCGAAGGCTGGAAGATCGAGGGCGGCCCCTATTGGACCGTGAAGGAAGGCGTTCTCATCGGTGAGAGCGACAACTCCGAGCACAAGAAGAAGGGCTCCAATCTCTGGACGACGAAGGAATACAAGGACTTCGCCATCGAGCTTGAGTTCCGCTACACCAGCAAGAACGTCACCGACGAACGCGTGGACTCCGGCGTTTTCATCCGCAACTCCAGCGACCAGATCCAGATCGGTGTATCCGGCTCGAAAAAAATCGACCTTACCGGCTCCCCCTACATCGGGGCGAAAAAAGGCTACCCCATCCAGGCTGAAGGAGTCGAAGAAGCGATGAAGGCCGGTGACTGGAACAAGATGAAGATCACCGCCAAGGGCCAAGTCTACACCGTGGAGATCAATGGCAAAAAGGTGAGCGAATACACCTCCGAAAGCGCCAGCGAGAAAGGCCCCATCGGCCTGCAGGTCCATGGCGGCACGCTGATGAAGGTGGAGTTCCGCAACATGTCCGTCGAGGAACTGTGA
- a CDS encoding ComF family protein, whose amino-acid sequence MAGPDWRGRAGRWFGCLLDWLYPSACAVCEEIQSGGRTLCAGCAAGLPRLVPPFCSRCGEHFEGSIDGEFTCPNCSTLRFSFEFARPAMMLDERTRAMIHRLKYGKGIHLAAELGRLAAEGLEDPRFRKAMEEKWPLVPVPLHPRRQAWRYFNQAEEIARAVGKISGLPVLRALKRVRMTEAQTHLTRAQRLKNLRGAFQSRRAGEKWPRKDGAILVDDVFTTGSTVDACAKTLRKAGFRSVFVLTVMRG is encoded by the coding sequence ATGGCGGGGCCTGATTGGCGCGGGCGGGCCGGGAGGTGGTTCGGGTGCCTGCTGGACTGGCTCTATCCCTCCGCGTGCGCGGTCTGTGAGGAAATCCAGTCCGGCGGCAGGACACTGTGCGCTGGGTGCGCTGCGGGGCTGCCCAGGCTGGTCCCGCCATTCTGTTCGCGCTGCGGGGAACATTTCGAGGGCAGCATCGACGGCGAGTTCACCTGCCCGAACTGCAGCACGCTCCGGTTTTCCTTCGAGTTCGCCCGCCCTGCCATGATGCTGGACGAACGCACCCGCGCGATGATCCACCGGCTGAAATACGGCAAGGGCATCCATCTGGCGGCGGAGCTGGGCAGGCTGGCGGCGGAGGGGCTGGAGGACCCGAGGTTCCGGAAGGCGATGGAGGAAAAATGGCCGCTGGTGCCGGTGCCTCTGCATCCCCGCCGGCAGGCGTGGCGTTACTTCAACCAAGCGGAGGAGATCGCCCGCGCGGTGGGGAAGATCTCCGGGTTGCCGGTATTGCGGGCGCTGAAGCGCGTGCGCATGACGGAGGCGCAGACCCACCTTACGCGTGCGCAGCGGCTGAAAAACCTCCGTGGAGCCTTCCAATCCCGCCGGGCCGGTGAGAAATGGCCGCGGAAAGATGGCGCCATCCTGGTGGATGATGTGTTCACCACCGGCTCGACCGTGGATGCCTGCGCGAAAACGCTCCGGAAGGCTGGCTTCAGGAGCGTCTTTGTTCTGACGGTGATGCGCGGGTGA